The sequence below is a genomic window from Methanoculleus sp. 7T.
CGCGACGGCCCGCCCTGAGGAGATCGATGAACTCCTCGACCTCTCGATTGCGGGAAGGTTCGATGAGGCCGAGCAGGCGCTCTCCGAACTAACCCGCGGCCGGGGTATCGCCCCGAACGAGCTGATCAACCAGTGCTACCGGGCGCTGGTCCAGCGCGATATCGACCGGACGCTCAAAGTGAGACTGATTGATGCTCTCGGCGAGACCGATTTCCGCCTCTCGGAGGGGGCAAGCAGCGACATCCAGATGGAGGCGCTGCTCGCCCGGTTCGTCCTCGCCGCAGAGCAGCACCGATGAGGTGTTCCGGCCGTGCCCGAAGAGGTAACCGTCGAGGTCACCGATGTCGTCGGTGAGTGGACGAAGTTTTTAAAGAAGCAGTACAAGCGGGAGCTCGCCGAGCTCTCCCGGGAGTATCCTCACAACAGGTCGCTCCTCATCGATTACCGGAAGATCCTGAACAACCGGCTGGCGTTTGAGCTCCTGCGGAGTCCGGGGAAGGTCATCGGGGACATCAGGGACGCAATCGTCCAGAACAAACTCCTCAAACTCAAGGATGGCCAGGACCCGGAACTGATCAACATCCGGTTCACGAACCTGCCGCAGAAGACCGATGTCCGGGATATCAGGGCCGAGCAGATCAACACCTTCGTCAGCATCGAGGGTATCCTCCGGAAGACGACCGAGGTGCGTCCCCGGATCGTCAGCGCGGTCTTCAAGTGCCGCTCCTGCGGGAAACTCACCGACCCCGTCGGCCAAGGCTACGGGCGGTTCGATGAGCCAGACTTCTGCCCGAACTGCGAGCGCAAGACCAGGCTCGATCTGGTCATGAACCGGTGCCGGTTTGTCGATAGCCAGAAACTCCGGATCCAGGAGTCGCCCGAAGGCCTCCGGGGTGGCGAGCAGCCCCAGACGCTCGATGTCGACGCCACCGACGATCTCACCGGTCTGGTCGCACCGGGCGACCGGGTGGTGGTGAATGGTATCCTACGGTCCGTGCAGAGGGTCAACTACGGCCAGAAGAGCACGCTCTTTGATATCTTCCTTGAGTGCAACTCCATCGAGGTCGCCGAGAAGGAGTTCGAGGAGGTCTCGATCACCGAGGAGGACGAGGCGAAGATCATGGCGCTCGCCCGCGACCCCCTAATCTACAAAAAGATCGCCCGATCGATTGCGCCGACGATCTACGGCACCGACGACGTTAAAGAGGCGATAGCGCTCCAGCTCTTCGGTGGGATTGCGAAGGAGATGCCGGACGGTTCCCGTCTCCGCGGCGACATCCACGTTCTCCTGGTCGGCGACCCGGGTATAGCAAAGAGTCAGATCCTCCGCTACGTCGTGAAACTCTCACCCCGGGGTATCTACACGAGCGGCAAGTCGTCGACGTCCGCCGGGCTGACGGCGACGGCCGTCAAGGACGAGTTCGGCGACGGGCGCTGGACGCTCGAGGCCGGTGCGCTGGTTCTCGCCGATATGGGGATCGCCGCCGTCGATGAGATGGACAAGATGGCGAAAGAGGACCGGAGCGCGCTCCATGAGGCGATGGAACAGCAATCTATATCGGTCGCAAAAGCCGGCATCACCGCGACCCTGAAGTCCCGGTGCGCTCTCCTCGGTGCGGCGAACCCGAAACTCGGGCGGTTCGACCAGTTCGTCCCGATCGGCGAACAGATCGATATGCCGCCGTCGCTCCTCTCCCGGTTCGACCTCATCTTCGTGATGACCGACCAGCCGGAAGCCGAGCGCGACGGGGCGATTGCGCAGCACATCATCAAGACCCACAGCGTCGGCGAGCTGATCAAACAGCACGAATACGCGCCGCTGCCTGAGGTCGACGACGCGTACATCGAGCGCGCCCTTGCGCCCGTCACCCCCGACATCGATCCCACGCTGCTCCGGAAGTACATCGCCTACGCCAAACGGACCTGCTTCCCCATCCTCTCCGACGGCGCGAAGGATGCGCTGATCGCCTACTACATGCGGCTCCGGAACCTCGCGAGCGGGAACAAACCGGTCCCGGTCACGGCCCGGCAGCTCGAGGCGCTGGTCCGCCTTGCGGAGGCGAGCGCAAGGATGCGGCTCTCGAACGCCGTCGATACGGAGGACACCGACCGCATCCTCAAGATCGTGGACGCCTGTCTCCGGCAGGTCGCCTACGACGCCGAGACCGGGAACTTCGATATCGACAAACTCGTGACCGGCGTCACGAAGTCGCAGCGCGACATCATCAGGTCGGTCAAGGAGACTATCCGGAACGTCTCCGGCGAGTCCGG
It includes:
- a CDS encoding minichromosome maintenance protein MCM, whose protein sequence is MPEEVTVEVTDVVGEWTKFLKKQYKRELAELSREYPHNRSLLIDYRKILNNRLAFELLRSPGKVIGDIRDAIVQNKLLKLKDGQDPELINIRFTNLPQKTDVRDIRAEQINTFVSIEGILRKTTEVRPRIVSAVFKCRSCGKLTDPVGQGYGRFDEPDFCPNCERKTRLDLVMNRCRFVDSQKLRIQESPEGLRGGEQPQTLDVDATDDLTGLVAPGDRVVVNGILRSVQRVNYGQKSTLFDIFLECNSIEVAEKEFEEVSITEEDEAKIMALARDPLIYKKIARSIAPTIYGTDDVKEAIALQLFGGIAKEMPDGSRLRGDIHVLLVGDPGIAKSQILRYVVKLSPRGIYTSGKSSTSAGLTATAVKDEFGDGRWTLEAGALVLADMGIAAVDEMDKMAKEDRSALHEAMEQQSISVAKAGITATLKSRCALLGAANPKLGRFDQFVPIGEQIDMPPSLLSRFDLIFVMTDQPEAERDGAIAQHIIKTHSVGELIKQHEYAPLPEVDDAYIERALAPVTPDIDPTLLRKYIAYAKRTCFPILSDGAKDALIAYYMRLRNLASGNKPVPVTARQLEALVRLAEASARMRLSNAVDTEDTDRILKIVDACLRQVAYDAETGNFDIDKLVTGVTKSQRDIIRSVKETIRNVSGESGGQAKVDEVIDILVQQGFSRDKVEHTIEQLKRGGELLEPRHGLIKLIG